The proteins below come from a single Oerskovia jenensis genomic window:
- a CDS encoding ester cyclase — translation MSSSKHEATGTTLPGDQHHEAATTAATATNKATAIAVHTQAIPGNHAQALAALVAADFHNHDPAPGSSGGLEGLVATMHWFSDAFSDQHVEVLHAVAEGDLVALHVAFSARHTGYFRGLAPTGRHFTVREMHMLRFTDGREAEHWAVRDDAWLVRELSEHAVVPTSAVLAATVPGAAVGSNVPVVV, via the coding sequence ATGAGCAGCAGCAAGCACGAGGCGACCGGGACCACCCTTCCCGGCGACCAGCACCACGAGGCGGCCACGACCGCCGCCACGGCGACCAACAAGGCCACCGCGATCGCGGTCCACACCCAGGCCATCCCCGGGAACCACGCCCAGGCGCTCGCGGCGCTCGTCGCCGCCGACTTCCACAACCACGACCCGGCCCCCGGGTCCTCGGGGGGGCTCGAGGGCCTCGTCGCGACCATGCACTGGTTCTCGGACGCCTTCTCCGACCAGCACGTCGAAGTGTTGCACGCGGTGGCCGAGGGGGACCTGGTCGCGCTGCACGTCGCGTTCAGCGCCCGGCACACGGGGTACTTCCGTGGCCTGGCCCCGACCGGGCGCCACTTCACGGTCCGCGAGATGCACATGCTGCGCTTCACGGACGGGCGCGAGGCCGAGCACTGGGCCGTGCGCGACGACGCCTGGCTCGTGCGCGAGCTCAGCGAGCACGCCGTGGTCCCGACGAGCGCGGTCCTCGCGGCGACGGTCCCCGGTGCCGCGGTGGGGAGCAACGTCCCGGTCGTGGTGTGA
- the mnmA gene encoding tRNA 2-thiouridine(34) synthase MnmA — protein sequence MRVLAAMSGGVDSAVAAALAVEAGHEVVGVHMALSRNREQFRAGSRGCCSIEDAGDARRAADVLGIPYYVWDLSERFEDTVVADFLSEYEAGRTPNPCVRCNEHIKFEALLDKATALGFDAVATGHYAQVLTREVTVPGPDGEAVTRTVRELHRSPNEAKDQSYVLAVMGQERLARSIFPLGGFASKDEVRAEAERRGLSVSNKPDSYDICFVSDGDTQGFLKARLGARTGEIVDTEGEVLGEHEGAYAFTVGQRKGLSLGRPAADGKPRYVLEVEPVSNRVVVGPAELLTVDRIEGDRSVWLADDVLAAAGWEPALGGSEPDGDRVRTSGWFDASVQVRAHGVPVPARVRAVVGPVADRSDDVADDAADAQHGAAQADGARMEVELTGETLRGVAAGQSLVVYQGTRVIGQSTVQRAYRAQRVAQTVR from the coding sequence ATGAGAGTCCTGGCAGCGATGTCCGGCGGTGTGGACTCCGCCGTCGCGGCGGCCCTGGCCGTCGAGGCCGGCCACGAGGTGGTCGGCGTGCACATGGCCCTGTCGCGCAACCGCGAGCAGTTCCGCGCGGGCTCGCGCGGCTGCTGCTCGATCGAGGACGCGGGCGACGCACGCCGCGCCGCCGACGTGCTGGGAATCCCGTACTACGTGTGGGACCTCTCGGAGCGCTTCGAGGACACGGTCGTCGCGGACTTCCTGTCCGAGTACGAGGCCGGGCGCACGCCCAACCCGTGCGTGCGCTGCAACGAGCACATCAAGTTCGAGGCACTGCTCGACAAGGCCACGGCCCTCGGTTTCGACGCGGTCGCCACGGGCCACTACGCGCAGGTCCTCACGCGTGAGGTCACGGTCCCCGGGCCGGACGGCGAGGCCGTGACACGCACCGTCCGCGAGCTGCACCGCTCGCCCAACGAGGCCAAGGACCAGTCCTACGTGCTCGCGGTCATGGGCCAGGAGCGTCTGGCCCGGTCGATCTTCCCGCTCGGCGGCTTCGCGTCCAAGGACGAGGTGCGCGCGGAGGCCGAGCGCCGAGGCCTGTCGGTCTCGAACAAGCCCGACTCCTACGACATCTGCTTCGTGTCCGACGGCGACACCCAGGGATTCCTCAAGGCGCGCCTCGGCGCGCGCACGGGCGAGATCGTCGACACCGAGGGCGAGGTCCTCGGGGAGCACGAGGGGGCGTACGCGTTCACGGTCGGCCAGCGCAAGGGCCTGTCCCTGGGACGCCCGGCCGCGGACGGCAAGCCGCGCTACGTGCTCGAGGTCGAGCCGGTCTCCAACCGGGTCGTCGTGGGTCCGGCCGAGCTGCTCACGGTCGACCGCATCGAGGGGGACCGCTCGGTGTGGCTCGCGGACGACGTCCTCGCGGCCGCCGGGTGGGAGCCCGCGCTCGGGGGGTCGGAGCCGGACGGCGACCGCGTCCGTACCTCCGGCTGGTTCGACGCGTCCGTCCAGGTGCGCGCCCACGGGGTGCCGGTGCCCGCGCGGGTGCGCGCCGTCGTCGGGCCCGTGGCCGACAGGTCCGACGACGTGGCCGACGACGCGGCCGACGCCCAGCACGGTGCCGCGCAGGCCGACGGGGCCCGCATGGAGGTCGAGCTCACGGGCGAGACACTGCGCGGCGTGGCCGCAGGACAGTCGCTCGTCGTGTACCAGGGCACACGCGTGATCGGGCAGTCGACCGTCCAGCGGGCCTACCGGGCGCAGCGCGTGGCGCAGACCGTCCGCTGA
- a CDS encoding cysteine desulfurase family protein, with protein MTATPAEPSHGAYLDHAATTPMSPAALEAFVAELTQTGNPSSLHAAGRAARRVVEESREAVAAALGARPSEVIFTAGGTESDNLAIKGLFWGRRTTEPHRRRILVSAVEHHAVLDPAFWMAEHAGAEIVLLPVGDDGRLDLDALRAELATRGDEVALISVMWANNEVGTIQPVHEIVQIARPYGIPVHSDAVQAVGQVPVDFAASGLDALTLTGHKLGGPMGVGALIAKRGLPLTPVLHGGGQERGVRSGTLDTPAIRAFAVAVTEVAAARAERAEHLARLRDELVRGVRATVPDAVLRGPDPLADPSLRLPGNAHFTFPGSEGDSLLYLLDSAGVQTSTGSACQAGVPQPSHVLLAMGVSEEDARGALRFSLGATSTHDDVARLLDALPQVVARAQAAGLASSARAVTRPGAREAISTKGRSA; from the coding sequence ATGACCGCCACGCCCGCCGAGCCCTCGCACGGCGCCTACCTCGACCACGCCGCCACGACACCCATGTCGCCGGCCGCGCTCGAGGCCTTCGTCGCGGAGCTCACCCAGACCGGCAACCCGTCGTCGCTGCACGCGGCGGGGCGGGCTGCGCGCCGCGTCGTCGAGGAGTCGCGCGAAGCCGTGGCCGCCGCGCTCGGCGCGCGCCCGAGCGAGGTGATCTTCACCGCGGGGGGTACCGAGTCGGACAACCTCGCGATCAAGGGCCTGTTCTGGGGCCGACGGACCACCGAGCCGCACCGTCGGCGCATCCTGGTCTCGGCCGTCGAGCACCACGCCGTGCTCGACCCGGCCTTCTGGATGGCCGAGCACGCGGGGGCGGAGATCGTCCTGCTGCCCGTCGGTGACGACGGCCGGCTCGACCTCGACGCCCTGCGCGCCGAGCTCGCGACCAGGGGGGACGAGGTCGCCCTCATCTCGGTCATGTGGGCCAACAACGAGGTCGGCACGATCCAGCCGGTCCACGAGATCGTGCAGATCGCGCGCCCCTACGGCATCCCCGTGCACTCCGACGCGGTGCAGGCCGTCGGGCAGGTGCCGGTCGACTTCGCGGCGAGCGGCCTCGACGCCCTGACGCTCACGGGCCACAAGCTCGGGGGACCCATGGGCGTCGGCGCGCTGATCGCCAAGCGCGGACTGCCCCTCACGCCCGTGCTGCACGGCGGCGGGCAGGAGCGGGGCGTGCGGTCGGGCACGCTCGACACCCCCGCCATCCGAGCGTTCGCGGTCGCCGTGACCGAGGTCGCGGCGGCCCGCGCCGAGCGGGCCGAGCACCTCGCACGGCTGCGCGACGAGCTGGTCCGGGGCGTGCGGGCGACCGTGCCCGACGCGGTGCTGCGCGGCCCCGACCCCCTGGCCGACCCGTCCTTGCGGCTCCCGGGCAACGCGCACTTCACGTTCCCCGGCTCCGAGGGCGACTCGCTGCTCTACCTGCTCGACTCGGCGGGCGTGCAGACGTCCACGGGCTCCGCCTGCCAGGCCGGGGTGCCCCAGCCCTCGCACGTGCTGCTCGCGATGGGGGTCTCGGAGGAGGACGCGCGTGGCGCGCTGCGCTTCTCGCTCGGCGCGACCTCGACGCACGACGACGTCGCGCGGCTCCTCGACGCGCTGCCCCAGGTCGTGGCGCGCGCCCAGGCCGCCGGGCTCGCGTCGTCGGCCCGTGCGGTGACACGACCGGGCGCGCGAGAAGCGATCAGCACGAAGGGAAGGTCGGCATGA